From a single Adhaeribacter swui genomic region:
- a CDS encoding cystathionine gamma-synthase, whose protein sequence is MKFGTKTIHAGVHPDPSTGAIMTPIFQTSTYVQKSPGDHKGYEYSRTHNPTRTQLQNALAALENGKHGLCFATGMAAIDALIKLLNPGDEVIATNDLYGGSYRIFTKIFQKYGLKFHFISMSEAANIEKYINQNTKLIWVETPTNPLLNIIDIAAAAEIAKKHNILLGVDNTFATPYLQTPLDLGADIVMHSLTKYMGGHSDVVMGALIVNDDDLAQQLTFIQNASGATPGPQDCFLLLRGLKTLHVRMQRHCENGRAVAEFLKNHPKVEKVYWPGFADHNNHAIAQKQMRDFGGMISFVLKGDDMQDAIRTLEKFHYFSLAESLGGVESLCGHPASMTHASIPREERLKGGLSDSLIRLSVGIEDIDDLLADLEQALS, encoded by the coding sequence ATGAAATTCGGCACTAAAACCATACATGCGGGGGTTCATCCCGATCCAAGTACCGGCGCTATTATGACGCCTATTTTTCAAACTTCTACTTATGTGCAAAAATCGCCCGGCGATCATAAAGGCTACGAGTATTCGCGCACTCATAATCCAACGCGTACGCAATTGCAAAATGCTTTGGCTGCCCTGGAAAACGGAAAGCATGGTTTGTGTTTTGCTACCGGCATGGCCGCCATTGATGCGCTGATTAAATTACTTAACCCCGGCGACGAAGTTATTGCTACGAACGATTTATACGGAGGGAGCTACCGGATATTTACAAAGATCTTCCAAAAATACGGTTTAAAGTTTCACTTTATTTCGATGAGTGAAGCCGCCAATATTGAAAAATACATTAATCAAAACACCAAATTAATCTGGGTAGAAACTCCCACTAACCCTCTTTTAAATATTATTGATATTGCGGCAGCAGCCGAAATTGCCAAAAAACACAACATTTTGCTGGGCGTAGATAACACATTTGCTACGCCGTATCTGCAAACGCCTTTGGATTTAGGCGCTGATATAGTAATGCACTCCTTAACCAAGTACATGGGTGGCCACTCCGATGTGGTAATGGGTGCCTTAATCGTAAACGACGATGATCTGGCGCAGCAGCTCACTTTTATTCAAAATGCCTCGGGGGCAACGCCTGGGCCGCAGGATTGCTTTTTATTGCTGCGGGGCTTAAAAACTTTACACGTGCGCATGCAGCGCCATTGCGAAAATGGCAGAGCAGTGGCCGAATTTTTAAAAAATCACCCAAAAGTAGAAAAAGTTTACTGGCCCGGATTTGCCGATCACAACAACCATGCAATAGCGCAAAAACAAATGCGTGATTTTGGCGGGATGATCTCGTTTGTGTTAAAAGGCGACGATATGCAGGATGCTATCCGTACCCTGGAGAAGTTCCATTACTTCTCGCTGGCCGAGTCGCTGGGTGGGGTAGAATCACTTTGTGGCCACCCGGCCAGCATGACCCACGCCAGCATTCCACGCGAAGAACGTTTAAAAGGTGGCCTCAGCGATTCTTTAATCCGTTTGAGTGTAGGCATTGAAGATATAGATGATTTACTAGCCGATTTAGAGCAAGCGTTGAGTTAG